The Williamsia sp. DF01-3 genome has a window encoding:
- a CDS encoding TetR/AcrR family transcriptional regulator, producing the protein MPKASSQKRGGSPAEPNAAKAAARSTRNRPTDSELLDAALSVIADVGAERATMDMIADRGGTSRVTLYAHFGSRDGLVDAVIDRELNALTAWMFAAYDKGETMAYGDRAKYSVESLFEYARKQPEGFRVLLTNRADDNVPGRRLFAALEPRIAQRLRANYAERGVEVQASADTLASLLLGMSLDVAYRAVIVSGAGIDAACDLAVTASLAVLRSVEVRQLHAIDESLATR; encoded by the coding sequence GTGCCGAAGGCGAGCAGCCAGAAGCGTGGTGGATCTCCTGCCGAGCCGAACGCAGCGAAAGCCGCTGCCCGCAGCACTCGGAACCGTCCCACCGACTCCGAGTTGCTAGACGCCGCGCTGTCGGTGATTGCGGACGTCGGCGCCGAACGCGCAACGATGGACATGATCGCCGACCGGGGTGGCACCTCGCGGGTGACCCTGTACGCGCACTTCGGTTCTCGTGACGGGCTCGTGGACGCAGTCATCGACCGGGAGCTGAACGCGCTGACCGCATGGATGTTCGCCGCGTACGACAAGGGTGAAACCATGGCCTACGGTGACCGGGCGAAGTATTCGGTCGAGTCGCTGTTCGAGTACGCGCGGAAACAGCCCGAGGGATTTCGGGTACTGCTCACCAACCGCGCCGACGACAACGTCCCCGGGCGCAGGCTGTTCGCAGCCCTGGAACCGCGGATTGCTCAACGACTCCGCGCCAACTACGCCGAACGAGGGGTGGAGGTGCAGGCCAGCGCCGACACCCTGGCCTCGCTGCTCCTCGGGATGAGCCTGGACGTGGCGTACCGCGCGGTGATCGTGTCCGGCGCGGGAATCGACGCGGCATGCGACCTGGCGGTGACGGCGTCACTCGCGGTACTGCGTTCGGTGGAGGTCCGGCAACTCCATGCGATCGACGAGTCACTCGCAACGCGATGA
- a CDS encoding ABC transporter ATP-binding protein, with translation MPSHSNASTSGAIRLDNVSHRYGKGSDTVTAVGPVSLDVPAGEFLVLVGASGCGKSTLLRLIAGFERPTDGRVDVLGRAPTPGDSAGVVFQQPRLFPWRTVGGNIDLALRYAGVAKSDRPGRRDQLLERVGLEGTADRRIWEISGGQQQRVAIARALAAENPLFLLDEPFAALDALTRERLQEDVRAVSTETGRTSVFVTHSAEEAVFLGSRIVVLTRRPGRIALDIEVDLPRRDVDAEALRSSSEYNALRSEVSHAVKAAAAV, from the coding sequence GTGCCTTCGCACAGTAACGCCTCGACGTCGGGTGCGATCCGGCTCGACAACGTCTCGCACCGCTACGGCAAGGGTTCGGACACCGTCACCGCGGTCGGTCCGGTCTCCCTCGATGTCCCGGCCGGGGAGTTCCTCGTCCTGGTCGGGGCCTCGGGGTGTGGCAAAAGCACGCTTCTGCGGCTGATCGCGGGATTCGAGAGGCCCACCGACGGTCGCGTCGACGTGCTCGGCCGCGCACCCACCCCGGGTGACTCGGCGGGAGTCGTGTTCCAGCAACCGCGCCTCTTTCCCTGGCGGACCGTCGGCGGCAACATCGACCTGGCGCTGAGATACGCCGGTGTCGCCAAATCGGACCGGCCCGGCCGACGGGACCAACTACTTGAACGAGTCGGTCTGGAAGGCACCGCCGATCGGCGGATCTGGGAGATCTCGGGCGGACAACAACAGCGGGTGGCCATCGCCCGCGCGCTGGCCGCCGAGAACCCGCTGTTCCTTCTCGATGAGCCGTTCGCCGCGCTCGACGCTCTCACGCGGGAGCGATTGCAAGAAGACGTGCGTGCGGTGAGCACCGAAACCGGCCGAACCTCGGTGTTCGTCACCCACAGTGCCGAGGAAGCAGTGTTCCTTGGATCCCGGATCGTGGTCTTGACCAGGCGTCCGGGCCGGATAGCACTCGACATCGAGGTCGATCTACCGCGACGCGACGTCGATGCCGAAGCACTCAGGAGTTCGTCCGAATACAACGCATTGAGGTCGGAAGTCAGTCACGCGGTGAAGGCTGCGGCTGCTGTGTAG
- a CDS encoding PAS and ANTAR domain-containing protein, with the protein MENNPTDGQSIEHVLGGTPHTVGSFRFYARERRWEWSDEVAAIHGYRPGEVNPTTQFLLDHKHPDDRERVAQAIDGLVRDGRPFSSRHRIIDRDGRVRHVLVIGDQMLDESGAVTGTEGFYVDLSDGHDSELKETMDAAVKNFAASRAVIEQAKGMLMLVYGIPADRAFDVLTWRSQQTNTKLRTLAQNIVAAASGEVTIDDTARQRFDHLLLNAHQDAAPAVG; encoded by the coding sequence ATGGAAAACAATCCCACCGATGGCCAGTCCATCGAGCACGTCCTGGGTGGCACCCCACACACAGTGGGAAGTTTCCGCTTCTACGCGAGGGAACGGCGTTGGGAGTGGTCCGATGAGGTCGCCGCGATTCACGGGTACCGTCCCGGCGAGGTGAATCCGACCACGCAATTCCTGCTCGACCACAAACATCCCGACGACCGCGAGCGGGTTGCCCAGGCCATCGACGGCCTGGTCCGGGACGGACGGCCCTTTAGCAGCCGTCACCGGATCATCGACCGCGACGGACGGGTTCGGCACGTGCTGGTCATCGGAGACCAGATGCTGGACGAGTCGGGCGCCGTGACCGGCACCGAGGGCTTCTACGTCGACCTCTCCGACGGCCACGACAGCGAGCTCAAAGAGACGATGGACGCGGCGGTCAAGAACTTCGCAGCATCGCGGGCCGTGATCGAGCAGGCGAAGGGCATGTTGATGCTGGTCTACGGCATCCCGGCCGACCGGGCTTTCGACGTCCTGACCTGGCGCTCACAGCAGACGAACACAAAACTGCGAACCCTGGCCCAGAACATCGTCGCCGCTGCCTCCGGCGAGGTCACCATCGACGACACAGCGCGCCAGAGATTCGATCACCTGCTGCTCAACGCCCATCAGGATGCCGCACCGGCCGTCGGCTGA
- a CDS encoding NTF2-like N-terminal transpeptidase domain-containing protein, giving the protein MRRSPGRSAAIAVLALVCALAATSCGAFGKELDTGAAAMLNQFAAAMEDQDSTAAAGFTSAPGPAGTALQATLTGMSAQKVDVKVGHAQEYTDGTATFDLETTWQLGNEREFTTKTAGSARKLSLGWRVNWQPELLADDMPAGGSLRNIRTDARPSPVVLDRSGKPMLNLQTINEIVIDPGATRDLGAATTALAGIIAPLAPLVTPAVMTQQLRDSGNQPVTVVSVRESDMVALAGDPKSVPGVSIRKVPQLVLIDRRLDSPVLDGVHDYWQAIRDATSGWAVQMLAPGQKPLQLAGEQGPAGPNVPTTIDPITQLDALDAVVEVAQPASILVLDAKTGAIRASTRNDLATEHGITIGRQYPAGTTLGPAAKVINEVAGSDDSKAAALLAQLGLDVDFTIPGVRPEGGGQGIDAKPVTFRSEDLTVSALNMATLGVAIARGSSIAPSIIVGQPGRVSGGELGTVDPAVLGTVGKAMRDTATTGDASDLTNASGMRALVGTNGPQGPGWFVGISGSKVFVVYCEGERSGTAALAVAQRFLTPRVHPQ; this is encoded by the coding sequence ATGCGTCGTTCCCCCGGCCGTTCCGCGGCCATTGCAGTTCTTGCGCTCGTCTGCGCGCTTGCCGCCACGTCGTGTGGCGCCTTCGGCAAGGAACTCGACACCGGCGCCGCGGCGATGCTGAACCAGTTCGCCGCCGCGATGGAAGACCAGGATTCGACGGCTGCGGCCGGGTTCACATCGGCGCCGGGGCCGGCCGGCACCGCGCTGCAGGCCACCCTCACGGGGATGTCGGCACAGAAGGTCGATGTGAAGGTGGGGCATGCCCAGGAGTACACCGACGGCACGGCGACCTTCGACCTCGAGACCACCTGGCAACTCGGCAACGAGCGCGAGTTCACCACGAAGACGGCCGGCTCGGCGCGCAAGCTGTCCCTCGGCTGGAGGGTGAACTGGCAACCCGAATTACTCGCCGACGACATGCCCGCAGGGGGAAGTCTCCGGAACATCCGCACCGACGCACGGCCCTCGCCGGTGGTACTCGACCGCTCCGGCAAGCCGATGCTGAACCTGCAGACGATCAACGAGATCGTTATCGACCCCGGCGCCACCCGCGATCTGGGGGCAGCAACCACGGCGCTTGCCGGGATCATTGCCCCGCTCGCGCCACTGGTCACCCCGGCCGTGATGACCCAGCAGCTCCGCGATTCGGGTAATCAGCCCGTCACCGTCGTATCCGTACGCGAGTCGGACATGGTGGCGCTGGCCGGCGACCCGAAGTCGGTGCCCGGAGTGTCGATCCGGAAGGTGCCGCAGCTGGTCCTGATCGACCGGCGACTCGATTCGCCGGTACTCGACGGCGTCCACGACTACTGGCAGGCCATCCGCGACGCCACATCCGGGTGGGCGGTCCAGATGCTGGCGCCCGGCCAGAAGCCGTTGCAGCTCGCCGGTGAGCAGGGGCCAGCCGGTCCGAACGTGCCCACCACCATCGACCCGATCACCCAGTTGGACGCCCTAGACGCCGTCGTCGAGGTCGCGCAACCGGCAAGCATCCTGGTGCTCGACGCCAAGACCGGAGCGATCCGTGCGTCCACGCGCAACGACCTTGCCACCGAACACGGCATCACCATCGGCAGGCAGTATCCGGCAGGCACAACGTTGGGCCCGGCCGCCAAGGTCATCAACGAGGTTGCCGGATCCGATGATTCGAAGGCGGCCGCATTGCTGGCCCAACTCGGCCTCGACGTGGACTTCACCATTCCCGGTGTCCGGCCCGAGGGCGGAGGTCAGGGCATCGACGCAAAACCGGTGACGTTCCGTTCCGAGGACCTCACCGTGTCCGCGCTGAACATGGCGACGCTCGGGGTGGCGATAGCCCGCGGCAGTTCGATCGCCCCGTCCATCATCGTGGGACAACCGGGTCGGGTCTCCGGGGGAGAGCTCGGGACCGTGGATCCTGCGGTGCTCGGCACGGTCGGCAAGGCCATGCGCGACACCGCCACCACGGGTGATGCCAGCGACCTGACGAATGCCTCCGGGATGCGAGCGCTCGTGGGCACCAACGGCCCGCAGGGTCCGGGCTGGTTTGTCGGCATCTCGGGCAGCAAGGTCTTTGTCGTCTACTGCGAGGGCGAGCGGTCGGGTACCGCGGCACTTGCTGTGGCGCAACGCTTCCTGACACCCCGGGTTCATCCGCAGTAG
- a CDS encoding pirin family protein, whose translation MSLHQLVRADDRPTTRIDWLDSRHSFSFGDNYDPANTHHGVLLVSNDDRVAPQQGFDTHPHRDMEIVTWVLSGSLVHQDSMGHSGVIYPGLAQRMSAGTGIRHSERNDTWQLHQGTGVDPVHFVQMWVLPDEAGIEPGYDQLDIGDQLQSGGLVTVASGMPKYDSAIRIANRSAALHVARLSAGQSITLPDLPWGHVFVASGSVDLESTGQAHAGDAVRITDGGGERLTATTDAEVLIWEMHTALGR comes from the coding sequence GTGAGTCTCCATCAACTGGTCCGCGCTGACGACCGACCCACCACCCGCATCGACTGGCTCGATTCGAGGCACAGCTTTTCCTTCGGCGACAACTACGACCCGGCCAACACACATCACGGTGTGCTGTTGGTCAGCAACGACGACCGCGTCGCCCCGCAGCAGGGCTTCGACACCCATCCTCATCGGGACATGGAAATCGTCACGTGGGTGCTGTCGGGGTCGCTGGTGCATCAGGACTCGATGGGCCATTCCGGCGTCATCTATCCGGGGCTCGCCCAGCGGATGAGTGCGGGCACCGGTATCCGGCATTCCGAACGCAACGACACCTGGCAACTGCACCAGGGAACCGGAGTCGACCCCGTGCACTTCGTGCAGATGTGGGTGCTACCCGACGAGGCCGGCATCGAGCCCGGCTACGACCAACTCGACATCGGCGATCAGTTGCAGTCGGGCGGGCTCGTCACCGTGGCGTCGGGTATGCCGAAGTACGACTCGGCGATCCGGATCGCGAACCGCTCGGCTGCCCTGCACGTGGCCCGGCTCTCGGCCGGCCAATCGATCACCTTGCCGGACCTGCCGTGGGGCCACGTCTTCGTGGCGTCGGGGTCTGTGGATCTCGAATCCACCGGCCAGGCGCACGCCGGCGACGCAGTCCGGATCACCGATGGGGGCGGCGAGAGACTCACCGCCACCACCGACGCCGAGGTCCTGATCTGGGAGATGCACACCGCCTTGGGTCGGTGA
- a CDS encoding ABC transporter permease, translated as MSVVPAISEPTDQDGDRAITPASSPRGRRSSKVLSRISLPVLSLIIFVGLWQLVVSLKIWNETLVPAPSAVWDAFVQTSTTNDGVRGYAGKYLYEHLLISLERIAYGTVIGIAVGIAFGLLMGTFGKVRAVFEPWITFLRTLPPLAYFSLLIIWLGINEEPKITLLAIAAFPPVAVATTSAVLAAPQSLTEAAKALGGSKFDVIKDVVVPSALPETFTGIRLAVGVAYSSLVAAELVNGLPGIGGMVRDAANYNNTPVVLVGIVAIGTSGLIIDGLLQLIERKTVPWRGRA; from the coding sequence GTGTCAGTAGTGCCAGCCATCTCCGAACCGACCGATCAGGACGGCGACCGGGCCATCACTCCGGCATCGTCACCCCGTGGGCGGCGCAGCTCGAAGGTGTTGTCGCGCATCAGCTTGCCGGTCCTGTCGCTGATCATCTTCGTCGGGTTGTGGCAGCTCGTGGTGAGCCTGAAGATCTGGAACGAGACCCTCGTTCCGGCCCCGAGCGCGGTGTGGGATGCCTTCGTCCAGACCTCGACGACCAACGACGGGGTGCGGGGCTACGCCGGCAAATACCTGTACGAGCACCTCCTGATCAGCCTCGAACGAATCGCATACGGCACCGTGATCGGCATCGCCGTCGGTATCGCCTTCGGCTTGCTGATGGGTACGTTCGGCAAGGTCCGCGCGGTCTTCGAACCGTGGATCACGTTCCTGCGCACCCTGCCACCGTTGGCCTACTTCTCCCTGCTCATCATCTGGCTGGGCATCAACGAAGAACCCAAGATCACCTTGCTGGCCATCGCTGCGTTCCCTCCCGTGGCCGTCGCCACCACATCCGCGGTGCTGGCAGCACCACAAAGTCTCACCGAAGCAGCAAAAGCGCTGGGCGGCAGCAAGTTCGACGTGATCAAGGATGTGGTGGTGCCGTCGGCACTGCCGGAGACCTTCACCGGGATCCGCCTCGCTGTCGGTGTCGCCTACTCATCGTTGGTCGCGGCCGAGTTGGTCAACGGTCTGCCGGGCATCGGCGGGATGGTGCGAGATGCCGCCAATTACAACAACACTCCGGTGGTGCTGGTGGGCATCGTCGCCATCGGTACCTCGGGGCTCATCATCGACGGTCTGCTGCAACTCATCGAGCGCAAGACCGTGCCCTGGCGTGGTCGCGCCTGA
- a CDS encoding MFS transporter: MVATNHPVAQAGEDRREGATRIGVASGAGTILEFYDFAIYGTATALVFNKVYFNVDDPWFGTFLGFATFAVGFIMAPIGAVIFGYYGDRFGRRTALTTAFLLMGGATLVMGILPDSNAIGVAAPIILIFLRMVHGISRGGEIGGATLLAAEHAPRERRGLYGAFVTLGSPVGGILANLSFALVLLLPMEDVIAWGWRIPFLAGGLVLAIGIWTRVKISETPDFVATTSEEDVDAPKALAVVKENWKRVGLAAGMNIGQNCYAFLLFTFMLSFLTESSPGRGFVRSEVVLGITVALACHAATVVLGSYLSDRIGRKPVIGFGMVTALLFAPYLFWVTENGSFTACITVISIGFALTGFVYGPILTTFAELFPVSQRYSGIGIGFQVGAVLGGGFAPMIANRLVSASGSVIPVGFYAAALMAVSLVCLLSIKESAPVIKDRREARRQADALARTR, encoded by the coding sequence ATGGTGGCCACAAATCATCCAGTCGCACAAGCCGGCGAAGACCGCCGCGAAGGAGCCACTCGCATCGGGGTGGCCTCCGGCGCCGGAACCATCCTGGAGTTCTACGACTTCGCCATCTACGGCACCGCCACCGCACTGGTGTTCAACAAGGTGTATTTCAACGTCGACGACCCGTGGTTCGGCACGTTCCTCGGCTTCGCCACGTTCGCGGTCGGGTTCATCATGGCCCCGATCGGCGCGGTGATCTTCGGGTACTACGGTGACAGATTCGGCCGGCGAACCGCACTGACCACTGCATTTCTCCTGATGGGAGGGGCAACTCTGGTGATGGGCATCCTGCCCGACAGCAACGCCATCGGTGTGGCCGCACCCATCATCCTGATATTCCTGCGCATGGTGCACGGCATCTCACGAGGCGGCGAGATCGGCGGGGCAACCCTGCTCGCCGCCGAACACGCACCCCGCGAGCGCCGAGGACTCTATGGCGCCTTTGTCACGCTGGGCTCGCCGGTCGGCGGAATCCTGGCCAACCTGTCGTTCGCGCTCGTCCTGCTGCTCCCCATGGAAGATGTGATCGCGTGGGGCTGGCGGATCCCGTTCCTGGCCGGCGGCCTGGTGCTCGCGATCGGGATCTGGACCCGGGTGAAGATCAGCGAGACACCCGATTTCGTGGCGACCACCTCCGAAGAAGACGTCGACGCCCCCAAGGCGCTCGCGGTTGTCAAGGAGAACTGGAAGCGCGTGGGACTCGCGGCGGGTATGAACATCGGCCAGAACTGCTACGCGTTTCTGCTGTTCACGTTCATGCTCTCGTTCCTGACCGAGTCATCCCCCGGCCGTGGCTTCGTCCGCTCAGAGGTTGTCCTCGGAATCACCGTCGCCCTTGCGTGCCACGCCGCAACCGTCGTACTGGGCAGCTATCTGTCCGACCGGATCGGACGCAAACCCGTGATCGGGTTCGGCATGGTCACCGCACTGTTGTTCGCGCCGTACCTCTTCTGGGTCACCGAGAACGGGTCGTTCACCGCATGCATCACGGTCATCTCGATCGGGTTCGCGTTGACCGGATTCGTCTATGGACCAATCCTCACCACGTTTGCCGAGCTCTTCCCGGTGAGCCAGCGCTACAGCGGGATCGGCATCGGCTTCCAGGTCGGGGCGGTGCTGGGCGGCGGTTTCGCTCCGATGATCGCCAACCGACTGGTGAGCGCATCGGGCAGCGTGATCCCGGTCGGCTTCTACGCCGCAGCCTTGATGGCGGTGAGTCTGGTGTGCCTGCTGTCGATCAAGGAGAGCGCTCCGGTGATCAAGGACCGCCGCGAGGCGCGCCGCCAGGCGGACGCCCTGGCCAGGACCCGCTGA
- a CDS encoding ABC transporter substrate-binding protein — MSDTALPGRLRRRWTTVVAALAALTLTLGLAACSDDSDSGKAITIGYQAFPSGDLIVKNQKWLEQALPDHTIKWTKFESGATINQAFIGNSIDIGAIGSSPVARGLSGASPIGYKVAFVLDVAGDNEALVARNGTNINSVADLRGKTIGTALASTAHYSLLVALEQAGLKASDVKIVDLQPQAILAAWERGDIDAAYTWLPTLDELRKTGKDLVTSRAIGESGNPTLDLGVVSNKLIESDPEAVNAWRKVQARALELIKSDPAAAAGFIAPELGISADEALGQLKQGVYLTPESIASPQWLGTPGSVGNLANNLLSAAEFLVEQKQIDKAPTLEQLQQAIYVEGLPGAFAQ; from the coding sequence ATGAGTGATACAGCCCTGCCCGGACGCCTGCGTCGACGATGGACAACCGTGGTCGCCGCGCTCGCGGCTCTGACCCTGACGCTCGGCCTCGCCGCCTGCTCCGACGACAGCGACAGCGGCAAGGCCATCACCATCGGATATCAGGCCTTCCCCAGCGGCGACCTCATCGTGAAGAACCAGAAGTGGCTCGAGCAAGCGCTGCCCGACCACACCATCAAGTGGACGAAGTTCGAGTCCGGAGCCACCATCAACCAGGCGTTCATCGGCAACTCGATCGACATCGGCGCAATCGGGTCGAGCCCGGTGGCCCGCGGACTATCCGGCGCCTCACCGATCGGCTACAAGGTTGCGTTCGTCCTGGATGTCGCCGGTGACAACGAGGCGCTCGTCGCCCGCAACGGCACGAACATCAACAGCGTCGCCGATCTGCGTGGTAAGACCATCGGAACTGCGCTCGCGTCCACAGCTCACTACAGTCTGCTGGTCGCACTCGAGCAGGCCGGTCTCAAAGCGAGCGACGTCAAGATCGTCGACCTGCAGCCCCAGGCGATCCTGGCGGCATGGGAACGCGGCGACATCGACGCCGCCTACACCTGGCTGCCGACGCTCGACGAGCTGCGCAAGACCGGCAAAGATCTCGTCACCAGCCGGGCCATCGGTGAATCAGGCAATCCCACACTGGATCTCGGCGTGGTGTCGAACAAACTGATCGAGAGCGACCCGGAAGCGGTCAACGCATGGCGCAAGGTGCAGGCCCGCGCTCTCGAGCTCATCAAGTCCGATCCCGCCGCAGCGGCCGGGTTCATCGCACCCGAACTGGGGATAAGCGCAGATGAGGCACTCGGCCAGCTGAAGCAGGGTGTGTACCTGACCCCGGAATCGATCGCGTCACCGCAGTGGCTCGGCACCCCGGGGTCTGTCGGCAACCTCGCCAACAACCTGCTCAGTGCCGCAGAGTTCCTGGTGGAGCAGAAGCAGATCGACAAGGCGCCCACCCTCGAGCAACTGCAGCAGGCGATCTACGTCGAAGGTTTGCCCGGTGCCTTCGCACAGTAA
- a CDS encoding GAF and ANTAR domain-containing protein, whose protein sequence is MESQQIYPPSTALSAQMADVARLLRSESKDTESILHAISKSAVESVPGAEYASVTLVTGKGHVQTPVMIGDLAGKSDELQQELGEGPCIRSALSEETVRIDDMATDSRWPAFAAGANELGIKSMICFCLYIENENFGALNLHSSTPNAFDDESVSIGSLFAAHAAIAFSAVRERDQIRAALTNRDIIGQAKGMIMERYGLDPDEAFRLLARLSQDANVKLAEIALQVVTAGPDAH, encoded by the coding sequence ATGGAGTCACAGCAGATCTACCCACCGTCCACCGCCCTGTCGGCCCAGATGGCCGACGTGGCGCGGCTTTTGCGGTCGGAGAGTAAAGACACCGAGTCCATTTTGCATGCTATCTCAAAGTCGGCCGTTGAGTCGGTTCCCGGCGCGGAATACGCCAGTGTCACACTCGTGACGGGCAAAGGCCATGTCCAGACACCCGTGATGATCGGTGACCTGGCAGGCAAGTCGGACGAATTGCAGCAGGAACTCGGAGAAGGTCCCTGCATCCGCTCGGCACTCAGCGAAGAAACCGTGCGTATCGACGACATGGCAACCGACTCCCGCTGGCCTGCGTTCGCCGCCGGCGCCAACGAGCTCGGCATCAAATCGATGATCTGCTTCTGTCTCTACATCGAGAACGAGAACTTCGGCGCCCTCAATCTGCACAGTTCGACGCCGAATGCGTTCGACGACGAGTCGGTGTCGATCGGTTCACTGTTCGCCGCGCACGCCGCGATCGCGTTCTCGGCCGTCCGCGAACGTGACCAGATCCGTGCCGCCCTCACCAACCGCGACATCATCGGTCAGGCCAAGGGCATGATCATGGAACGGTACGGACTCGACCCCGACGAGGCCTTCCGCCTGCTGGCACGACTGTCGCAGGATGCCAACGTCAAGCTCGCGGAGATCGCCCTTCAGGTGGTCACCGCCGGACCCGACGCCCACTGA
- a CDS encoding alpha/beta fold hydrolase — MDVTYEESKRELQTDQGVLRYHEAGSGPPLILLHGSGPGVTGWRNYRGNIGVFAETHHCYVLEFPGFGVSDAVKGHPVLTAGSSVIRFMDALGIESAPVIGNSMGGVVGVNLAIKKPERVSKLVTIGGVGPNVFSSSPSEGLRLLQEFTDGPDRDKLVRWLTGMVYDPALITDELIEERWEAAINPDAQETAQMMYGSAAFAMQQQFMAASDTPPYWSMMHKVSCPTLLTWGRDDRVSPPDMSMVPMRLIPNAELHIFPNCGHWVMIEAKKAFEGAVLDFLGR, encoded by the coding sequence GTGGACGTGACATATGAAGAGAGCAAAAGGGAACTGCAGACCGACCAAGGGGTGCTGCGGTACCACGAAGCGGGATCGGGTCCGCCGCTGATCCTGCTACACGGTTCGGGACCAGGTGTCACCGGCTGGCGCAACTACCGTGGCAACATCGGCGTCTTCGCCGAGACCCATCATTGCTACGTGCTCGAGTTCCCGGGCTTCGGGGTCAGCGACGCGGTCAAAGGGCACCCCGTGCTCACCGCAGGATCGTCGGTCATCCGGTTCATGGATGCTCTCGGCATCGAATCAGCGCCGGTTATCGGCAATTCCATGGGTGGTGTGGTCGGGGTCAACCTCGCCATCAAGAAGCCCGAGCGGGTCAGCAAGCTCGTGACGATCGGGGGCGTCGGCCCGAACGTCTTCAGCTCCAGTCCCAGCGAAGGACTGCGGTTGTTGCAGGAGTTCACCGACGGGCCCGACCGGGACAAGCTGGTGCGGTGGCTGACCGGTATGGTCTACGACCCCGCGCTCATCACCGACGAACTCATCGAGGAGCGCTGGGAAGCGGCGATCAACCCGGACGCACAGGAGACCGCGCAGATGATGTACGGCTCAGCAGCTTTCGCCATGCAGCAACAGTTCATGGCCGCATCGGACACGCCGCCCTACTGGTCGATGATGCACAAGGTGTCCTGCCCGACCCTGCTCACCTGGGGTCGCGACGATCGGGTGAGTCCGCCGGACATGTCGATGGTGCCCATGCGGCTGATCCCGAACGCCGAACTGCACATTTTTCCCAACTGCGGCCACTGGGTGATGATCGAGGCCAAGAAGGCCTTCGAGGGAGCGGTACTCGACTTCCTGGGTCGGTGA
- a CDS encoding L,D-transpeptidase, with amino-acid sequence MQINTTSRRGLGRLTVALAGAALCVGISASPTGADPLWPGGPEVPGVSTPSAPSTTPSTSPSEDRPLGRANFSTPSLDPADGETVGVAQPVVIRFQDAIDDKKTAEKAIRVTTSPEVEGYLYWVDHKEVRWKPEGFWPAGTDVTVEAGSATSKFTIGESWVATADDNTHTITVAVDGDVVRTMPMSMGSNDNPTPNGVYTVGERFADMYMDSSTYGVPVDSPDGYRTYVEYATRISNSGIFVHAAPWSVGQQGNTNVSHGCLNVSTEDGRWFFENAPKGAPVIVQNTIGGTVDATDGLTDFTTP; translated from the coding sequence ATGCAGATCAACACAACCAGCCGTCGCGGCCTCGGCCGACTGACGGTCGCCTTGGCGGGGGCGGCGCTGTGTGTGGGCATCTCTGCGTCCCCCACAGGGGCGGATCCCCTGTGGCCCGGTGGCCCCGAGGTCCCGGGCGTTTCCACGCCCTCGGCCCCCAGCACCACCCCGAGCACCTCGCCCAGCGAAGACCGCCCACTCGGCCGCGCGAACTTCTCCACGCCGTCGCTCGATCCCGCTGACGGTGAGACCGTCGGCGTGGCGCAGCCCGTGGTGATCAGGTTCCAAGACGCCATCGACGACAAGAAGACCGCCGAGAAGGCCATCCGAGTCACCACCAGTCCGGAAGTGGAGGGGTACCTCTACTGGGTGGACCACAAAGAGGTTCGGTGGAAGCCCGAGGGATTCTGGCCCGCCGGCACCGACGTGACTGTCGAAGCCGGTAGTGCCACATCGAAATTCACGATCGGCGAGTCATGGGTGGCCACTGCCGACGACAACACCCACACCATCACCGTGGCCGTCGACGGTGACGTGGTGCGCACGATGCCGATGTCGATGGGGTCGAACGACAACCCGACCCCCAACGGGGTCTACACCGTGGGCGAACGATTCGCCGACATGTACATGGACTCCTCGACCTACGGTGTGCCGGTCGATTCGCCCGACGGCTACCGCACCTACGTCGAATATGCGACGCGCATCTCCAACAGCGGCATCTTCGTGCATGCTGCGCCCTGGTCGGTGGGACAGCAAGGCAACACCAACGTCTCGCACGGCTGCCTCAACGTGAGCACCGAGGACGGCCGCTGGTTCTTCGAGAACGCGCCCAAGGGCGCACCCGTCATCGTGCAGAACACCATCGGCGGAACCGTCGACGCCACCGACGGCCTCACCGACTTCACCACGCCGTAG